The following proteins are encoded in a genomic region of Pseudodesulfovibrio mercurii:
- a CDS encoding membrane protein — protein MTLDLSWPVLWNGLFWPLIRLTFYISVALMVGILIESLNWTRYAAKLAEPLARRARLKDISAASFTMAFFSGLTANTMLAEAHEKGELSDRELVLSNLFNSLPTYFLHLPTIFFIASPFIGSAAYTYVGLTALASVLRTMGIVLAGKFLLPPLPEGCLPCRLAEIDKRWNGHRVKITWVRLRRRPGPVLRILGRRLAATLSRALRGAWKRFTKRLPKILYLTCPIYALFFVLKQLGLFAWLQSAMAGGIPLFTFLPPEALSIVAFHMAAEFTAGLAVASALIADTSLTQVQVILALMLGNVLSSPVRAFRHQFPYYAGIFRPRMAFKLILYNQVSRSLTIALVGAVYALIMH, from the coding sequence ATGACCCTCGACCTCTCCTGGCCGGTCCTCTGGAACGGCCTGTTCTGGCCGCTGATCAGGCTGACCTTCTATATCTCCGTGGCCCTGATGGTGGGCATCCTCATCGAGTCCCTGAACTGGACCCGCTACGCGGCCAAGCTGGCCGAGCCCCTGGCCCGGCGCGCCCGGCTCAAGGACATCTCGGCGGCCAGCTTCACCATGGCCTTCTTCTCCGGGCTGACGGCCAACACCATGCTCGCCGAGGCCCACGAAAAGGGTGAACTGTCGGACCGGGAGCTGGTCCTGTCCAACCTGTTCAACTCCCTGCCCACCTATTTCCTGCACCTGCCGACCATCTTCTTCATCGCCAGCCCGTTCATCGGCTCGGCGGCCTACACCTACGTGGGGCTGACCGCCCTGGCCTCGGTCCTGCGGACCATGGGCATCGTCCTGGCGGGCAAGTTCCTGCTCCCGCCCCTGCCCGAGGGATGCCTGCCCTGCCGCTTGGCCGAGATCGACAAGCGCTGGAACGGGCACCGGGTCAAGATCACCTGGGTCCGCCTGCGCCGGAGGCCCGGCCCGGTCCTGCGCATTCTCGGCCGGAGGCTGGCCGCCACCCTGTCCCGGGCGCTCAGGGGGGCCTGGAAGCGGTTCACCAAACGGCTGCCCAAGATCCTCTACCTGACCTGCCCCATCTACGCCCTGTTCTTCGTGCTCAAGCAGCTCGGCCTGTTCGCCTGGCTCCAGTCGGCCATGGCGGGCGGGATTCCCCTGTTCACCTTCCTGCCGCCCGAGGCCCTGTCCATCGTGGCCTTCCACATGGCCGCCGAGTTCACCGCCGGGCTGGCCGTGGCCAGCGCGCTGATCGCCGACACCTCCCTGACCCAGGTGCAGGTCATCCTGGCCCTCATGCTCGGCAACGTGCTCTCCTCCCCGGTGCGCGCCTTCCGCCACCAGTTCCCCTACTACGCGGGCATCTTCCGGCCGCGCATGGCCTTCAAGCTTATCCTCTACAACCAGGTCTCCCGCAGCCTGACCATCGCCCTGGTGGGCGCGGTCTACGCCCTGATCATGCACTGA
- a CDS encoding sensor histidine kinase: protein MNDLDKEHALTGGNLLELTDDERIARVVERIEAKFLDYDGYDFSRRQTLALNIFFELAQEMRGREMFYAVCMAIPLALFNLESTMYILEDEETFALAACSSGKCDKESTQPWSDVMNERLTIRGESMYVPIRGNPEFNDMLAFEPPHNVLGSFVMRPCAGMPGHARLFLEKYVNRVGYQLHHRIIRARNREHIAFIKSMVQDIGHNVIVPNMYFKLYFNRLKRKIEQLHLTTTSILGELNKGASPELVAEGNRLAEIAGGIEAQYQEIYSHYESTSMFLETLLRRRHFEEGRYVLDKRDVNLRTTVIDPVIERFRHRFEEQHIRLILATECAEDQVIRLVLDRGLIAQVLDNLLSNALKYTEKVVIPEGRKEKRATYGWKVLEDFFGPGKPGIRLWITSSGAALDLNEPMDVFKPGFRAGNVAHKSGTGRGLYFVRQVVELHGGKVSYEHTPDGNTFSFVLPFEQT from the coding sequence ATGAACGACCTCGACAAGGAACACGCCCTCACCGGCGGCAACCTGCTGGAACTCACCGATGACGAGCGCATCGCCCGCGTGGTCGAACGGATCGAGGCCAAGTTCCTCGACTATGACGGCTACGACTTCTCCCGGCGCCAGACCCTCGCCCTGAACATCTTCTTCGAACTCGCCCAGGAGATGCGCGGCCGCGAAATGTTCTACGCGGTCTGCATGGCCATCCCCCTGGCCCTGTTCAACCTCGAATCGACCATGTACATCCTCGAGGACGAGGAGACCTTCGCCCTGGCCGCCTGCTCCTCGGGCAAGTGCGACAAGGAGTCCACCCAGCCCTGGAGCGACGTCATGAACGAGCGGCTGACCATCCGGGGCGAGAGCATGTACGTGCCCATCCGGGGCAACCCGGAATTCAACGACATGCTCGCCTTCGAGCCGCCCCACAACGTGCTCGGCAGCTTCGTCATGCGCCCCTGCGCGGGCATGCCCGGCCATGCCCGGCTCTTCCTCGAAAAGTACGTCAACCGCGTGGGCTACCAACTGCACCACCGGATCATCCGCGCCCGCAACCGCGAGCACATCGCCTTCATCAAGTCCATGGTCCAGGACATCGGGCACAACGTCATCGTGCCCAACATGTACTTCAAGCTCTATTTCAACCGGCTCAAGCGCAAGATCGAGCAGCTGCACCTGACCACCACCTCCATCCTGGGCGAGCTGAACAAGGGCGCCAGCCCGGAACTGGTCGCCGAGGGCAACCGGCTGGCCGAGATCGCCGGGGGCATCGAGGCCCAGTACCAGGAGATCTACTCCCACTACGAGTCCACCTCCATGTTCCTGGAGACCCTGCTCAGGCGGCGGCACTTCGAGGAGGGCCGCTACGTGCTCGACAAGCGGGACGTGAACCTGCGGACCACGGTCATCGATCCGGTCATCGAGCGTTTCCGCCACCGCTTCGAGGAACAGCACATCCGCCTGATCCTGGCCACGGAGTGCGCCGAGGACCAGGTCATCCGCCTGGTCCTGGACCGGGGCCTGATCGCCCAGGTCCTCGACAACCTCCTGTCCAACGCCCTGAAATACACGGAAAAGGTTGTCATCCCGGAAGGCCGGAAGGAAAAGCGCGCCACCTACGGCTGGAAGGTCCTCGAAGACTTCTTCGGCCCGGGCAAGCCCGGCATCCGGCTGTGGATCACCTCCTCGGGCGCCGCCCTGGACCTGAACGAGCCCATGGACGTGTTCAAGCCCGGCTTCCGCGCGGGCAACGTGGCCCACAAGTCCGGCACCGGACGCGGCCTCTACTTCGTCCGCCAGGTGGTCGAGCTGCACGGCGGCAAGGTCTCCTACGAACACACCCCCGACGGGAATACGTTCTCCTTTGTCCTGCCCTTCGAGCAGACGTAA
- a CDS encoding LysE family translocator translates to MDLDTYLVFLTATVVVLLIPGPTVMMVVGSSLTQGRRAAVPLALGVGLGNFVAAVASLAGLGMLLAASAELFAVFKWAGAAYLVYLGVKAWRADPAAGTGPDCVRPASNRTHLLNACLVTATNPKAIVFLCAFLPQFIAPDRPQLPQLLLLEITVQALTMVVALFYALLAVKARRIVANPRSMKTINRIGGTTLIGAGILTAALKRA, encoded by the coding sequence ATGGATTTGGATACCTATCTGGTCTTTCTGACCGCCACCGTGGTGGTGCTGCTCATTCCCGGCCCCACCGTGATGATGGTCGTGGGCAGCTCGCTCACCCAGGGACGGCGCGCCGCCGTGCCCCTGGCGCTGGGCGTGGGGCTCGGCAACTTCGTGGCCGCCGTGGCCTCCCTGGCCGGGCTGGGCATGCTGCTCGCCGCGTCCGCCGAGCTGTTCGCGGTCTTCAAGTGGGCGGGCGCGGCCTATCTCGTGTACCTGGGCGTCAAGGCCTGGCGGGCCGACCCCGCCGCCGGGACCGGGCCGGACTGCGTGCGCCCGGCCAGCAACCGGACCCACCTGCTCAACGCCTGTCTGGTCACGGCCACCAACCCCAAGGCCATCGTCTTCCTGTGCGCCTTCCTGCCCCAGTTCATCGCCCCGGACCGGCCCCAGCTGCCCCAGCTGCTCCTCCTCGAAATCACCGTCCAGGCCCTGACCATGGTCGTGGCCCTGTTCTACGCCCTGCTCGCGGTCAAGGCCCGACGCATCGTGGCCAACCCCCGGTCCATGAAGACCATCAACCGCATCGGCGGCACCACCCTGATCGGCGCGGGGATCCTGACTGCGGCGCTGAAGCGGGCGTAA
- a CDS encoding AI-2E family transporter, producing the protein MFESGKPYTLDSVVRMVLGAGFFIGMVWLLDYLSGVLVPFVAALLVAYLLNPLTCWVERRVGNRGVAVLLTMLLLLAAVAGVVLLVVPMMVKEFAHMGQVLSRLVSNTEFADKVAAHLPPDIWAWVRETAQSPEVRDLFTAQGALNAARTVLGNVVPGIRGVAVGAINAAAGLFGVFVILLYVIFLLADFGRIKAGWQDYLPASYREGVVGFLDEFERTMGLYFRGQIIVCLLVGVLMSVGFVLIGLPLGLVMGMLIGILNIAPYLGVAGAVPVLFLAGLNSLEAGESIWLGIGLAVLVMGVVQVIQDAVLVPKIQGESLGLSPWLILLSLSIWGRLLGFLGLLIALPMTCLCLSYYRRLLARKAAALAPERAVEAD; encoded by the coding sequence ATGTTCGAGAGCGGCAAGCCGTACACCCTGGATTCCGTGGTGCGGATGGTATTGGGGGCCGGGTTTTTCATCGGCATGGTCTGGCTGCTGGACTATCTGTCGGGCGTGCTGGTGCCGTTCGTGGCGGCCCTGCTGGTGGCCTATCTGCTCAATCCGCTGACCTGCTGGGTGGAGCGGCGGGTGGGCAATCGCGGGGTGGCCGTGCTGCTGACCATGCTGCTTCTGCTGGCGGCGGTGGCCGGGGTGGTCCTGTTGGTGGTGCCCATGATGGTCAAGGAGTTCGCCCACATGGGCCAGGTCCTTTCGCGACTGGTCTCCAACACGGAGTTCGCGGACAAGGTGGCCGCGCATCTGCCGCCGGACATCTGGGCCTGGGTGCGCGAGACCGCGCAGTCGCCCGAGGTGCGGGACCTGTTCACGGCCCAGGGCGCACTGAACGCGGCCAGGACCGTGCTCGGCAACGTGGTCCCCGGCATCCGGGGCGTGGCCGTGGGCGCGATCAACGCGGCGGCCGGGCTGTTCGGGGTGTTCGTCATCCTGCTCTACGTCATCTTTCTGCTGGCCGATTTCGGGCGCATCAAGGCCGGGTGGCAGGACTACCTGCCCGCGTCGTATCGCGAGGGCGTGGTCGGGTTCCTGGACGAGTTCGAGAGGACCATGGGGCTCTATTTCCGGGGCCAGATCATCGTCTGCCTGCTGGTGGGCGTGCTCATGTCCGTCGGCTTCGTGCTCATCGGCCTGCCCCTGGGACTGGTCATGGGCATGCTCATCGGCATCCTGAACATCGCGCCCTATCTGGGTGTGGCCGGGGCCGTGCCGGTCCTGTTCCTGGCCGGGCTGAACTCGCTGGAGGCGGGCGAATCCATCTGGCTGGGCATCGGCCTGGCCGTGCTGGTCATGGGCGTGGTCCAGGTCATTCAGGACGCGGTTCTGGTGCCGAAGATCCAGGGCGAGAGCCTGGGCTTGTCCCCGTGGCTCATCCTCCTGTCCCTGTCCATCTGGGGCCGCCTCCTCGGCTTCCTGGGCCTGCTCATCGCCCTGCCCATGACCTGCCTGTGCCTGTCCTACTACCGCCGCCTCCTGGCCAGGAAGGCGGCCGCGCTCGCACCGGAACGGGCTGTGGAAGCGGACTGA
- the serB gene encoding phosphoserine phosphatase SerB: MEKIILVHVTGGDRPGLTAELSGVLAGYDVDVLDIGQVVIHNFLTLGILIRLPANSQPVLKDLLFKAHELGVTMRLHPLDEEKYTSWVGEAHRPRYIITLLARSVSAAQIAAITKVVSDAGLNIDTIYRLSGRVPLDCNDYECARGCVEFTVRGTPRDVAELRAQFLDISSRMMVDIGFQEDNIFRRNRRLVAFDMDSTLIQAEVIDELAKEAGVGDQVAAITESAMRGELDFKQSLRKRLSLLEGLDESVLKRVAERLPMSEGAEKLISNLKNVGYKIAILSGGFTYFGDILRKRYGIDYVYANQLEIKDGKLTGKAVGDIVDAQKKAELLQSIADQEGISLQQVIAVGDGANDLPMLNLAGLGIAFHAKPKVKQGARQAISTLGLDAILFLLGMRSRDVV, from the coding sequence ATGGAAAAGATCATTTTAGTGCACGTTACAGGCGGCGACCGGCCCGGATTGACGGCCGAACTGTCCGGCGTGCTGGCGGGATACGACGTGGACGTGCTCGACATCGGGCAGGTGGTCATCCACAACTTCCTGACGCTCGGCATCCTCATCCGGCTGCCCGCCAACTCCCAGCCGGTGCTCAAGGACCTGCTCTTCAAGGCCCACGAGCTCGGTGTGACCATGCGCCTGCACCCCCTGGACGAGGAGAAATACACGTCCTGGGTGGGCGAGGCGCACCGGCCGCGCTACATCATCACCCTGCTGGCCCGCTCGGTCTCGGCCGCGCAGATCGCGGCCATCACCAAGGTGGTCTCCGATGCCGGACTGAACATCGACACCATCTACCGGTTGTCCGGCCGGGTGCCGCTCGACTGCAACGACTACGAGTGCGCGCGCGGCTGCGTGGAGTTCACCGTGCGCGGCACGCCCCGGGACGTGGCCGAGCTGCGCGCCCAGTTCCTGGACATCTCCTCGCGCATGATGGTGGACATCGGCTTCCAGGAGGACAACATCTTCCGCCGCAACCGCCGTCTGGTGGCCTTTGACATGGACTCCACCCTGATCCAGGCCGAGGTCATCGACGAGCTGGCCAAGGAGGCGGGCGTGGGCGACCAGGTGGCCGCCATCACCGAGTCCGCCATGCGCGGCGAGCTCGACTTCAAGCAGTCCCTGCGCAAACGGTTGTCCCTGCTCGAGGGTCTGGACGAGTCCGTGCTGAAGCGGGTGGCCGAGCGGCTGCCCATGTCCGAGGGCGCGGAGAAGCTCATCTCCAACCTCAAGAACGTGGGCTACAAGATCGCCATCCTGTCCGGCGGGTTCACCTATTTCGGCGACATCCTGCGCAAACGCTACGGCATCGACTACGTCTACGCCAACCAGCTGGAGATCAAAGACGGCAAGCTCACCGGCAAGGCCGTGGGCGACATCGTGGACGCCCAGAAAAAGGCCGAGCTGCTCCAGTCCATCGCGGACCAGGAGGGCATTTCCCTGCAACAGGTCATCGCCGTGGGCGACGGGGCCAACGACCTGCCCATGCTCAACCTGGCGGGCCTGGGCATCGCCTTCCACGCCAAGCCCAAAGTCAAGCAGGGTGCGCGCCAGGCCATCTCCACCCTGGGCCTGGACGCCATCCTCTTCCTGCTCGGCATGCGCTCCCGCGACGTGGTCTAG
- a CDS encoding bactofilin family protein, whose amino-acid sequence MGLFSSKNTKENSELNAFLGVGTEYRGKLEFVGTVRIDGRFEGEISTEGVLILGRKALVEGVVRVGQLNSCGEIIGEVHAKEKAVFEKTSVLKGSLDTPVLVVEKGAVVEGTISMTRAAASDVKPKVVSANFGGVAAKPAARELEVAKTGSDDSGA is encoded by the coding sequence ATGGGTCTCTTTTCCAGCAAGAACACCAAGGAAAACTCCGAATTGAACGCCTTTCTGGGCGTGGGCACCGAATACAGGGGCAAGCTCGAATTCGTCGGCACGGTGCGCATCGACGGCCGGTTCGAGGGCGAAATCTCCACCGAAGGCGTGCTCATCCTCGGGCGCAAGGCCTTGGTCGAGGGCGTGGTGCGCGTGGGCCAGCTCAACTCCTGCGGCGAGATCATCGGCGAGGTGCACGCCAAGGAAAAGGCCGTGTTCGAAAAGACCAGCGTGCTCAAGGGCAGCCTTGACACACCGGTCCTAGTTGTGGAAAAGGGCGCCGTGGTCGAAGGGACCATCAGCATGACCAGGGCGGCGGCGAGCGACGTCAAGCCCAAGGTCGTGTCCGCGAATTTCGGCGGCGTCGCGGCCAAGCCCGCCGCCAGGGAACTTGAGGTCGCCAAGACCGGCTCCGACGACAGCGGGGCATAA
- a CDS encoding D-lyxose/D-mannose family sugar isomerase — protein sequence MKRSEINALIQDAKDFFASFRFALPPWAFWAPEQWKGKGDSEVVRNQLGWDLTDYGAGDFDRRGLILFTIRNGNLAARHPKKYAEKIMIVRENQICPMHFHWSKTEDIINRGGGNLVIELYGSTPAEELGNEPLAVSVDGFTRIVQPGGKIVLTPGESIFLEQGMYHRFYGEPGKGKVLVGEVSSVNDDNTDNRFHEPQARFPEIDEDEAPLHLLCTDYPKYV from the coding sequence ATGAAACGCAGCGAGATCAACGCCCTCATCCAGGACGCCAAGGACTTCTTCGCCTCCTTCCGGTTCGCCCTGCCGCCGTGGGCCTTCTGGGCCCCGGAGCAGTGGAAGGGCAAGGGCGACTCCGAGGTGGTCCGCAACCAGCTCGGCTGGGACCTGACCGACTACGGGGCCGGCGACTTCGACCGCCGGGGCCTGATCCTGTTCACCATCCGCAACGGTAACCTGGCCGCCCGCCACCCCAAAAAGTACGCGGAAAAGATCATGATCGTCCGCGAAAACCAGATCTGCCCCATGCACTTCCACTGGTCCAAGACCGAGGACATCATCAACCGGGGCGGCGGCAACCTGGTCATCGAACTGTACGGCTCCACGCCCGCCGAGGAGCTGGGCAACGAACCCCTGGCCGTGTCCGTGGACGGGTTCACGCGCATCGTCCAGCCCGGCGGCAAAATCGTCCTCACCCCCGGCGAGTCCATCTTCCTGGAACAGGGCATGTACCACCGCTTCTACGGTGAGCCCGGCAAGGGCAAGGTCCTGGTGGGCGAGGTCTCGTCCGTCAACGACGACAACACCGACAACCGCTTCCACGAACCCCAGGCCCGGTTCCCCGAAATCGACGAGGACGAAGCTCCCCTGCACCTGCTCTGCACCGACTACCCGAAGTACGTGTAG
- a CDS encoding ABC transporter substrate-binding protein, translating into MKKILQAPLLACLFVLLLFSSALAERTVTDQLGRTVTIPDEVSRVVVLQHQSLDVMIQLGAQDKVVGVLEKWDKYLPGAAKTMPNIGSMPTPGGLDTVNMEALLALNPDLVIVTHYAPKEMIQQISDAKIPVVAVSLFDAASEEAAKLNPELADAQAAYNKGLRDAVLLLGEVCNKQARAERLMQVVDANQAVLKSHLGTIPEDQRIKCYMARNNLHTYGAGKYTSVIMERAGGVNVVAKEVTGFKEVTMEDVLRWNPEVVFIQWRHRSAADELRNDPSWQQVSAIKNGRLYITPEYVKPWGHALPESMALGELWMAKALYPDKFKDVDLDAMVQSYYKEFYGIPFAE; encoded by the coding sequence ATGAAAAAAATCCTGCAAGCGCCCCTGCTCGCCTGTCTTTTCGTGCTGTTGCTGTTCTCTTCGGCCCTGGCCGAACGCACGGTCACCGACCAGCTCGGCCGGACCGTGACCATCCCCGACGAAGTCTCCCGCGTGGTCGTCCTCCAGCACCAGTCCCTGGACGTCATGATCCAGCTCGGGGCCCAGGACAAGGTCGTGGGCGTGCTCGAAAAGTGGGACAAGTACCTGCCCGGCGCGGCCAAGACCATGCCGAACATCGGCTCCATGCCCACCCCCGGCGGGCTGGACACCGTGAACATGGAGGCCCTGCTGGCCCTGAATCCCGACCTGGTCATCGTCACCCACTACGCGCCCAAGGAGATGATCCAGCAGATCAGCGACGCCAAGATCCCGGTGGTGGCCGTCTCCCTGTTCGACGCGGCCAGCGAGGAGGCCGCCAAGCTCAACCCCGAGCTGGCGGACGCCCAGGCGGCCTACAACAAGGGCTTGCGGGACGCCGTCCTGCTCCTCGGCGAGGTCTGCAACAAGCAGGCGCGCGCCGAGCGGCTCATGCAGGTGGTCGACGCCAACCAGGCCGTCCTCAAGTCCCACCTGGGGACCATCCCCGAGGACCAGCGGATCAAGTGCTACATGGCCCGCAACAACCTGCACACCTACGGCGCGGGCAAGTACACCAGCGTCATCATGGAGCGCGCGGGCGGCGTCAACGTGGTCGCCAAGGAAGTCACCGGCTTCAAGGAAGTGACCATGGAGGACGTCCTGCGCTGGAACCCCGAGGTGGTCTTCATCCAGTGGCGGCACCGCTCCGCCGCCGACGAGCTGCGCAACGACCCGTCCTGGCAGCAGGTCTCGGCCATCAAGAACGGGCGGCTCTACATCACCCCCGAATACGTCAAGCCGTGGGGGCACGCCCTGCCCGAGTCCATGGCCCTGGGCGAGCTGTGGATGGCCAAGGCCCTCTACCCGGACAAGTTCAAGGACGTGGACCTGGACGCCATGGTCCAGTCCTATTACAAGGAATTCTACGGGATTCCCTTTGCCGAATAA
- a CDS encoding FecCD family ABC transporter permease, with product MPNKPYPARPRPSLSALALWGGVAAVFCIGLAWGRYPVHLRELLRILAHAAGLPVEPDWPGVLETVVMQVRLPRVLAAMLIGGGLSVSGAAFQGLFRNPLVSPYILGVASGAGFGAALGILLWNSPWLIQGSAFFFGMLAVTAAWAMSRLYRSAGPMIIILAGVVVGAFFQSLLSLVKYTADPDDKLPVIVYWLMGSLSSMTMERLLTVVLPMGVCVLGLLLVRWQLNVLSLGDEEARTLGVEAGRLRLGVIVAVTTITASAVSVSGIIGWVGLVVPHLARMLVGPDYRRLIPASLALGACYLVLIDGLARNLTAMEIPLGILTASVGAPFFAILLGRGRTGWA from the coding sequence TTGCCGAATAAGCCTTATCCAGCGCGGCCGCGCCCGTCCCTCAGCGCCCTGGCGCTGTGGGGCGGCGTGGCCGCCGTCTTCTGCATCGGGCTGGCCTGGGGCCGCTACCCCGTGCACCTGCGGGAGCTCCTGCGCATCCTGGCCCACGCGGCCGGGCTGCCCGTGGAGCCCGACTGGCCGGGGGTGCTGGAGACCGTGGTCATGCAGGTGCGTCTGCCGCGCGTGCTGGCCGCCATGCTCATCGGCGGCGGCCTGTCCGTATCCGGCGCGGCCTTCCAAGGGCTGTTCCGCAACCCGCTTGTTTCCCCGTATATCCTCGGCGTGGCCTCCGGGGCCGGTTTCGGCGCGGCGCTCGGCATCCTGCTGTGGAACTCCCCCTGGCTCATCCAGGGGTCGGCCTTCTTCTTCGGCATGCTCGCCGTGACCGCGGCCTGGGCCATGAGCCGCCTGTACCGCTCGGCCGGGCCCATGATCATCATCCTGGCCGGCGTGGTGGTCGGCGCGTTCTTCCAGTCCCTGCTCTCCCTGGTCAAGTACACGGCCGACCCGGACGACAAGCTCCCGGTCATCGTCTACTGGCTCATGGGCTCCCTGTCCTCCATGACCATGGAGCGGCTGCTGACCGTGGTCCTGCCCATGGGCGTGTGCGTGCTCGGCCTGCTCCTGGTCCGCTGGCAGCTCAACGTCCTGTCCCTGGGCGACGAGGAGGCCAGGACCCTGGGCGTGGAGGCGGGCCGCCTGCGGCTGGGCGTGATCGTGGCCGTGACCACCATCACGGCCAGCGCGGTCTCGGTCAGCGGCATCATCGGCTGGGTGGGACTGGTGGTTCCCCACCTGGCGCGCATGCTGGTCGGCCCGGACTACCGTCGCCTGATCCCGGCCAGCCTGGCCCTGGGGGCGTGCTACCTGGTGCTCATCGACGGCCTGGCCCGGAACCTGACGGCCATGGAGATTCCCCTGGGCATCCTGACCGCGTCCGTGGGCGCGCCGTTTTTCGCCATTCTCCTCGGCAGGGGACGGACCGGATGGGCCTGA
- a CDS encoding ABC transporter ATP-binding protein, producing MGLILHADALGFAYPGRKPVWSDVTLTARPGEVLSILGPNGTGKSTLLHCLAGLLTPRSGRVLAGDVDLATLGRRRTARAIALVPQTHAPVFAFRALDVVVMGRTPHLGPFASPSQKDLDAALAAMETMGIAYLADMDYSETSGGERQLILFARSLAQGADILLLDEPTSHLDFGNQARTLALIRSLADRGLTVVMTTHFPDHAFEISDQTALLARGRLQAVGDTGDVLSPEALSALYGLGVDIHRLDNGKTICTVRGVTP from the coding sequence ATGGGCCTGATCCTGCACGCCGACGCCCTGGGCTTCGCCTATCCCGGCCGCAAGCCGGTCTGGTCCGACGTGACCCTGACCGCCCGGCCCGGCGAGGTCCTGTCCATCCTCGGGCCCAACGGCACGGGCAAGTCCACCCTGCTGCACTGCCTGGCCGGGTTGCTCACGCCCCGCTCCGGGCGGGTCCTGGCGGGCGACGTCGACCTGGCCACCCTGGGGCGCCGCCGCACGGCGAGGGCCATCGCCCTGGTGCCCCAGACCCACGCGCCGGTCTTCGCCTTCCGCGCCCTGGACGTGGTGGTCATGGGCCGCACGCCCCACCTGGGCCCCTTTGCCTCGCCGTCCCAAAAGGACCTCGACGCGGCCCTCGCGGCCATGGAGACCATGGGCATCGCCTATCTGGCGGACATGGACTACAGCGAGACCAGCGGCGGCGAGCGCCAACTTATCCTCTTCGCCCGCTCCCTGGCCCAGGGCGCGGACATCCTGCTCCTGGACGAGCCCACCTCGCACCTGGACTTCGGCAACCAGGCCCGGACCCTGGCCCTGATCCGCTCCCTGGCGGACCGGGGGCTGACCGTGGTCATGACCACGCACTTCCCGGACCACGCCTTCGAAATCTCCGACCAGACCGCCCTGCTTGCCCGAGGGCGGCTCCAGGCCGTGGGCGACACCGGGGACGTCCTGTCCCCCGAGGCCCTGTCCGCCCTCTACGGCCTGGGCGTGGACATCCACCGCCTGGACAACGGCAAGACCATCTGCACCGTGCGGGGGGTGACGCCATGA
- a CDS encoding substrate-binding domain-containing protein: MTLTVLAAGSLRKALPAMAEAAGLALDVRFGPAGLLRNSIEDGLRPDLFLSASMSHVRAVARLADYGEAAPFLENLVCLFGRRELLAEGDALRAMLDPDGRLGMSTPGADPGGDYALTVFDRAERVRPGSRAMLRDRARSVVGGGLPPATAPTGSPVIELFRAGKVDLFLGYRTTALDALARYPGLAIVDLPPELAVRPVYGAVARNTEEARAALAGLGSAQALAAAGECGFTAPRKNGR; the protein is encoded by the coding sequence ATGACCCTGACCGTCCTGGCCGCAGGGAGCCTGCGCAAGGCCCTGCCCGCCATGGCCGAGGCCGCCGGGCTCGCCCTGGACGTCCGCTTCGGCCCGGCCGGGCTGCTGCGCAACAGCATCGAGGACGGCCTGCGCCCGGACCTGTTCCTGTCCGCGAGCATGAGCCACGTCCGGGCCGTGGCCCGGCTGGCCGACTACGGCGAGGCCGCGCCCTTCCTGGAGAATCTGGTCTGCCTATTCGGCCGCCGGGAGTTGCTGGCCGAGGGCGACGCCCTGCGCGCCATGCTCGACCCGGACGGCCGCCTGGGCATGTCCACCCCCGGCGCGGACCCCGGCGGGGACTACGCGCTGACCGTCTTCGACCGGGCAGAACGGGTCCGGCCGGGCAGCCGGGCCATGCTCCGCGACCGCGCCCGCTCCGTGGTCGGCGGCGGCCTGCCGCCCGCGACCGCACCCACGGGGTCGCCCGTGATCGAACTGTTCCGGGCGGGCAAGGTCGATCTCTTCCTGGGTTACCGGACAACGGCCCTGGACGCCCTGGCCAGGTATCCGGGGTTGGCGATCGTGGACCTGCCCCCCGAACTGGCCGTGCGGCCGGTCTACGGCGCGGTCGCCCGGAACACCGAGGAGGCCCGCGCCGCCCTGGCCGGGCTGGGGTCTGCCCAGGCTCTCGCGGCGGCAGGGGAATGCGGTTTCACCGCCCCCCGCAAGAACGGTCGCTGA